The DNA window GAGAAACCAAAATACAGAAGAATAAATAATCCTAAAATATAAGGTGAATACCGTAAGTTATTAAGTAATCTGGAGTTATCATAGTATACAAACTGATTATTTCCGTCAGGTACTTTAATCTCTATCGGATCATAATTTTTCTCCATATTCAGGATCAGACTCTGCAGTTTCCGGGGATCCTTTATCGTACTCTCAGGAATATTTCTGTAATATCCCAGGTCAAGAATCGGATTTTTATATTTATCTGTTACAATAAAAGGAATGGTATTATTAATATTAAGAATCTCCGGCAGAAGATCAAGAACATCGGTATCCGGCGTTTTTACTTCCTGCTGAATTCTGATTGCTTTAGAAAGCAGGCTTATCCTTTTGATTTCCTCTTTTCTTAGAAAATTAATAAGCGACGTAGAAGCTACCACGATGGCAATTACCAACGTCGTCATGACCACAAAAATGATCCAGTTATTGAGTCTTGTAAGTATGGATTTCCTCAAGTTATTTTATTTTAAAACATTCAGAATTTTCTGCAACTCTGTACTTCCGCTTCCCTGATAGTTGTTGATAATAATCGAAAACACGTATTTTTTACCATCTTTTGCAGTATGATACCCGGCAAAAGATTTGGTATCTCTCATGGTTCCGCTTTTCATTTTCATTCCGTTGTCCTGCATCGGAAACCCGTCGTAATAAGCTTCAAACCATGATTGTTTTCTGGCATACAACAGAGCCTGCACTTCAGCCTTGGCTGCTACATAATTCTGAGGAGAAAGCCCGCTTCCGTCTGCAAAATTGATCATATTCGGATTGATTCCTTTTGACTTCCAGAATTCTTTCAAATAGGCAACACCGCTTTTGAAACTGGAATTACCTTTTTTTTCTTTTCCTAAAGTTTTGATCAAAGTTTCTCCGTACATATTGATGCTTTTCCTCAAAAACCAATAGACAATTTTGTCCAGAGACGGAGATTCATATGTTAGAATAATATTATTTTTGGGAGCTTCCAATGCTTGTTTGCCTTCTATTTCGAGTTGTGAATTGGTAACTACTTTTCCTGATAATTCAATACCCGATTCCTTCAGCCACTGCCTTACCTCTGTTGCCAATTGCAAAGGGGGATTGGGCACAGAACCTGAGACGGTAACCGTTTTTCCTCCGGGAAGCATTCCATTAATTAACGCTACATTGGAATGAGGTGCCGTAAAAATCAAACTTTGGTCTGAGCTTCCACCTGTTTCCAGATCATTCAACCATTTTACACCTTCCAAAGGATAAGAAAAACCTTTAAAATCGGTTCCATTGATATTGATATCGAATTGATTTTCTCTCCAGTTTACACCCCAAACTCCTGCTCCATAGTAATTCCCTAAGTCATCCCACGGCCATCCACCGGGAACCGTCTGATGGTCAAAATAGGAATCATCAACAACCAGATCGCCTGATATTTTTGTAATACCGGCATTTTTAACAGCTTCTATCAGCTTCTTCTTAAAATTTTCGGGTTTATAGGCATCGTAACGCCAGCTTCCTAATGTAGGATCACCATTTGAACTGATAAAAAGATTGCCGTTCAAAAGACCTCCGGATATACTTCCGGAATAACTGGAAGTTGTTTTAAAAGTATAATTTTTACCCAATGTTTCCAGGGCAGCAGCAGCTGTAAAAATTTTCTGTGTTGATGCCGTAGAGAGTCCTTTATTACCCTGGTATTCGTAAACAAAGTTTCCGCTTTCATCAGAGACATAAAATGACAGTCCGGAAGCTACAGCTGATGAGGATTCCATAAGATCCTTCGTTACTTTATCCAGTTTTTGGGCAATATTCTGAGCAGCAACCATCTGAACTGAAAGGGCTAGCACTGCAAATGTCTTTTTCATTACATTGTATTTTCGTTCTTAATTTTACTAAGGTTCGGTTTTAACTTACCAGATGGCAGTTCGCCGAAACCTTTATATCTTTAAAATGATATCAAATATAGTTAAAAATGCAGTTTTTCATATTCTCTGAGATCATGATACTCAAAAAGAATCTGATGGTCAGGTGATTTTTCAAATGATCTGTCACACTTAAAACACTTTTCAAAGTCATCTTCATCAATAAAAATATCGATCTGACAGTTTTTTATATAATTTTCTTTTACTCCGTAATCTTCAATAAAAGGTTTGGAATCATTCCATGGTTCATTATAACAACGTAAACAACATTCTTTATGAACCGCCTTATATCCGCAAATTTCACAGTACTGCAGATTCATAAATAAATTCGTAATATTTTTCTGCATATCCAAAGGGAACAGTTCCCGCGGAAGAATTTTCAAAAGCAGATAATAATTAGGTTCATATGAAGAAAAGGAAAATGTCTTCTCTTTTGTGTAAAGTTGTAATTTCTGAAGATCATCCTCAACTTCAACCTTAACGATTTCCCGGATATTGATAATTGCTTTTTTTCTGATTTTAATATTCCGTTCATCATCAATCTCAATACTAATTTTCTGATCCAGGTAATGATTCAGGCACAGGGTGGCTTCCCATAAATCACCATATCGCTTTTTACCTTCACTTCCACAGATTTCGCAGGTTTCTGCAGATAGAATCAGATATTTATTGGTTATATTTTTAATAACCGTATTAAGGTCCGGGTTTTCAGAATAAGTATGGCATCGCAGTTCTCCCAATTTTTCTTGTCCAAAAACGTCATTGTCAAGATTCCAGCCTCCTATGGCAAACTCGAACAACATTTGCCTGATAATTTCATTCCAACCCGTACTGTTTACCGAAAAATTTTTAAGGTTACGTTCTATAAAACGGTCAATATCATCCTGCTTCATTATACTAAACTTCCTGCCTCTATTTCATAAGGCTCTTTATCTTTTTCAAAAATCCTTGTCAGCTCACTTCCTTCCACAGTGATAGTATCACCAATTCTTCTGATCCAGTTTCCTTCCCTAAGGCCTACTACTTTGATGTCATTTTGGGTAAGAAATTCCATAATACGGGTTTCTCTTGTTTCGCCGTTATGCTTCAAATCAGGGTGTGGATCAAGATAGTGTGGATTGATATTAAACGGAACCAACCCCATACACTCAAAACTTGGCGGATACACAATCGGCATATCATTAGTGGTTTTCATATTCTGACCACCGATATTACTTCCTGCACTGCATCCGAGATATGCTTTCCCACCCGATACATTTTCTTTTAAAACAGATAATAATCCTTCTTCGTGTAATGTTTTAACCAATA is part of the Chryseobacterium lactis genome and encodes:
- the dacB gene encoding D-alanyl-D-alanine carboxypeptidase/D-alanyl-D-alanine endopeptidase, with protein sequence MKKTFAVLALSVQMVAAQNIAQKLDKVTKDLMESSSAVASGLSFYVSDESGNFVYEYQGNKGLSTASTQKIFTAAAALETLGKNYTFKTTSSYSGSISGGLLNGNLFISSNGDPTLGSWRYDAYKPENFKKKLIEAVKNAGITKISGDLVVDDSYFDHQTVPGGWPWDDLGNYYGAGVWGVNWRENQFDININGTDFKGFSYPLEGVKWLNDLETGGSSDQSLIFTAPHSNVALINGMLPGGKTVTVSGSVPNPPLQLATEVRQWLKESGIELSGKVVTNSQLEIEGKQALEAPKNNIILTYESPSLDKIVYWFLRKSINMYGETLIKTLGKEKKGNSSFKSGVAYLKEFWKSKGINPNMINFADGSGLSPQNYVAAKAEVQALLYARKQSWFEAYYDGFPMQDNGMKMKSGTMRDTKSFAGYHTAKDGKKYVFSIIINNYQGSGSTELQKILNVLK
- the pepE gene encoding dipeptidase PepE; translation: MNIILASTSTLFGGEYLEYLKEELITLYAGIDEIVFIPFARPGGISHDDYTAKARSFFETINIKVKGLHEFEKQAEALNQAKGYFTGGGNTFLLVKTLHEEGLLSVLKENVSGGKAYLGCSAGSNIGGQNMKTTNDMPIVYPPSFECMGLVPFNINPHYLDPHPDLKHNGETRETRIMEFLTQNDIKVVGLREGNWIRRIGDTITVEGSELTRIFEKDKEPYEIEAGSLV